The Tolypothrix sp. PCC 7712 region CCAGAACGCAAAGTCAACCCTGTACAGCGTCGGTTAGCAGATGTGAGCAAAGCTAAAGAATTATTGGGTTTTGAAGCCCAAGTATCTTTAGAAGAAGGATTACAACGGTTGGTAAGTTGGTGGCGCGAACAAAAGCTGGCAAAGGAAGCAAGCAATGTCTGAAAAAATTCAAACTATCCCCATTGCTAAACCTTGGATGGGAGAAGCTGAGGCAGAAGCAGCAAAGCGCCCGATTTTAGCTGGATGGGTAACACAGGGGCCAGAAGTTGCTGCTTTTGAGCAAGAGTTTGCTACCTATGTAGGAGCAAAATATGCTTGTGCTGTTTCCAATTGCACGACAGCGCTGCATTTGGCATTGTTAGCTGTTGGTGTCCAGCCAGGCGATGAAGTAATTACCGTCAGCCATTCTTATATTGCTACCGCTAACAGCATTCGCTACTGTGGCGCAATTCCAGTGTTTGTGGATATTGAACCGCAAACATATAACATCAACCCAATGTTAATTGAAGATGTAATTAGCGATTCCACCCGTGCAATTTTGGTAGTCCATCAAATTGGAATGCCTTGTGACTTAAAAGCAATTTTAGAAATTGCCCGCCGTTACAATTTACCAGTAATTGAAGACGCAGCTTGTGCTATTGGTAGTGAAATTCTCTGGGATGGACATTGGGAAAAAATCGGTAAGCCACATGGAGATATAGCTTGCTTTTCCTTCCACCCCCGCAAAATTATCTCCACTGGCGACGGTGGAATGCTTACCACCAACAACCCAGAGTGGGATAAACAGTTCCGCCTCTGGCGACAGCATGGAATGAGCGTACCTGACACCGTGCGCCACGGAGCCAAACAGGTAATATTTGAGTCATATCCTATGTTGGGCTACAACTACCGCATGACTGACATCCAAGCAGCAGTAGGGCGGGAACAACTTAAACGTCTACTGGAAATTGTCGAACGTCGGCGTTATTTGGCACAACGATATCAGGAATTACTAGCAGATATACCAGGGTTAAAGTTACCGACAGAACCAACTTGGGCAAAAAGTAACTGGCAAAGCTTCTGTGTCCGGCTACCAGAGAAATGCGATCAAGTGCAAGTGATGCAAGCAATGTTAGATGCTGGCGTATCTACCCGACGCGGTATTATGTGCGCCCATCGTGAGCCTGCTTACAGTATAGAAGCGTGGTCTTGTGGAATTGCTAATGATGCTTGTAATTGTGAGTTAGAAAAGTGTCAGCGTCTAACCGAAAGCGAACAAGCTCAAGAAAGAGCAATTATTTTACCACTATTCCATCAGATGACTGAGCAAGAACTGCAGCAGGTAGTTGAGCTATTAAAAGCAGCTTGTCAAGTTTGAAAAAGTTACCAAGGAAGTCTATGGAAAAATTAGCAACCGATATATTCACCCTGTGGAGAGAAGAAGGTCGCCAGAATATTCAACAAAATTTCGAGGTGTTTCGTAGTCTTGTCACACAAACCAAAGACTTGGCAGAACATGGTCAGTATGATGCAGCAGCAGTATATGCACAGATTGCAGGCCTTCATGCTGTACATCAACATTGTGGTCTCTTAGCAAGTTTTGAACTGGAACAAATCCTTACCTCTATTGGGTTAAAAACTATGCCAGGTAGTTTGTATAAGAATCATTCATTACCTGGACAACCAAAAAACATACTCCATGTTGCTAGCAATATTGCTGAACCCTTTAGTGGAATTCCCAGATTACTTCGACGTTGGATTCAGCAAGATAGTGATCGATCGCATTCACTTGTATTAACCCAACAATCACCACGTAATGTGCCAAAAATTTGCCAAGAAGCCGTGAGTAAAAGTAATGGTAAGATATACTTACTTAACGGATGCATTGGCGGTTTTGTATCCAGAGCCAAACGGCTACGGGAAATTGCGGCATCAGCAGATGTGGTTGTGGTTCATGCTTTAGAACATGATGTTATTCCCACAATTGCATTTGCAAATAAACTACAATCACCACCAGTGATACGCGTCAATCATGGTGACAACTGCTTCTGGTTTGGAGTTAGCACTAGCGATATAGTAGCTAACTTGCGAGTATCGGGTATGTACTTGTCACAAAATCGCAGAGGTATTGAAAAAGAGCGTAATATGCTCATACCTACTGTTTTAGAGCCTTTTTACAGAACCCTATCTAGAGCAGAGGCCAAGGAAAAACTGGGTCTTGCCAAAAACAGTGTGCTTCTTCTTTCTATTGCAAGACCACCGAAATACAGAAGTCTTGAGGGTATTAGTTTCGCTGATACACATATTCAATTGCTGAAGAAATATGACCAAGCCATTCTACTTGTAGTTGGCCCTGGTGAAAGCGAGGATTGGTCAGCAGCTATTCAGGAAACACAGGGCAGAATTATAGTACTTAAACAAACTGAAGATACATCGATTTTTTATCAAGCAGCTGACATTTATCTTGACTCATTTCCTTTTGTTTCAATTACATCGTTGCTAGAAGCTGGAAGTTATGGGTTACCTTTGGTTACTCGCTATCCATACTCTGATGGTTGTGAAATCTTAGGTGCTGATATGCCTGGTCTAGATGGCAATATGATTAGGGTACGTGACACTAAAGAGTATGAAGCAATTTTATCTCGCTTGATTGAAGATGAGAAATTCCGGCTATTCTTGGGAGAAGCTACTCAAAGAAAAATCACAGAAACACACATAGGAAATAATTGGCTCAAATTATTAAATGATATATATTTTCACGCTAGTATATTGCCTCGTGTAAATATACAAAGTCCTGTTAAGGATATGATGTTTTTGGGCGAACCAGATGTATTTTTTCCACGTATTCATGGGTTTAAAGTAGAAATAGAAGAATTATTTCGGTGGCACTTAAATGTCATGCCTGCTGATTTGCGGTTGCGTTTTTGGATAGATGATATTAAGAAGAACGGTTTTACTGGTTTAAGTCAATTAAAATATTTATTACCAGAATGGTTAAAATTCTTTTATTTGATTACAGAAAATAATTTTTTTCATCGACAGTAAGTTTTTTTGATTGCTTAACAAAAAAAATGATGGAAAATTTTAGATATCGTAATTATGAAAATAACAGTAATTATTCCGATATATAATCGGAGTAAAATGCTTACTCAAGCATTAGAATC contains the following coding sequences:
- a CDS encoding glycosyltransferase, which codes for MEKLATDIFTLWREEGRQNIQQNFEVFRSLVTQTKDLAEHGQYDAAAVYAQIAGLHAVHQHCGLLASFELEQILTSIGLKTMPGSLYKNHSLPGQPKNILHVASNIAEPFSGIPRLLRRWIQQDSDRSHSLVLTQQSPRNVPKICQEAVSKSNGKIYLLNGCIGGFVSRAKRLREIAASADVVVVHALEHDVIPTIAFANKLQSPPVIRVNHGDNCFWFGVSTSDIVANLRVSGMYLSQNRRGIEKERNMLIPTVLEPFYRTLSRAEAKEKLGLAKNSVLLLSIARPPKYRSLEGISFADTHIQLLKKYDQAILLVVGPGESEDWSAAIQETQGRIIVLKQTEDTSIFYQAADIYLDSFPFVSITSLLEAGSYGLPLVTRYPYSDGCEILGADMPGLDGNMIRVRDTKEYEAILSRLIEDEKFRLFLGEATQRKITETHIGNNWLKLLNDIYFHASILPRVNIQSPVKDMMFLGEPDVFFPRIHGFKVEIEELFRWHLNVMPADLRLRFWIDDIKKNGFTGLSQLKYLLPEWLKFFYLITENNFFHRQ
- a CDS encoding DegT/DnrJ/EryC1/StrS family aminotransferase — its product is MSEKIQTIPIAKPWMGEAEAEAAKRPILAGWVTQGPEVAAFEQEFATYVGAKYACAVSNCTTALHLALLAVGVQPGDEVITVSHSYIATANSIRYCGAIPVFVDIEPQTYNINPMLIEDVISDSTRAILVVHQIGMPCDLKAILEIARRYNLPVIEDAACAIGSEILWDGHWEKIGKPHGDIACFSFHPRKIISTGDGGMLTTNNPEWDKQFRLWRQHGMSVPDTVRHGAKQVIFESYPMLGYNYRMTDIQAAVGREQLKRLLEIVERRRYLAQRYQELLADIPGLKLPTEPTWAKSNWQSFCVRLPEKCDQVQVMQAMLDAGVSTRRGIMCAHREPAYSIEAWSCGIANDACNCELEKCQRLTESEQAQERAIILPLFHQMTEQELQQVVELLKAACQV